Proteins from one Podospora pseudoanserina strain CBS 124.78 chromosome 1, whole genome shotgun sequence genomic window:
- a CDS encoding hypothetical protein (COG:U; COG:Y; EggNog:ENOG503NTX7; BUSCO:EOG09260DUW): MNTIPLSAVTTLKDPPVGAAPLDFMPRYLSLGCSPPPSFDLPRHLERFSSIPKSQNIPTIEQTRRTMSFAIEVPGEATPFTPVELCRTLEAASISTDQAQRQSAGQQIQAWESHPDYYVTLQTIFLDKSLRREVRWLAIIVLKNGIDKYWRPRAKHAIPPPQKELIRSRLLQGSVDEEDRQLALHNALVTAKIVRIDYPDSWPDAIANIINVTRTARGGNPMHLGGALLVMLRIVKELSTARLARSQTALQKVTPDLVQLLGEIYTEKTAYWQEFLMKGRGDEDDADYAMQNSLIALKILRRLVTVGYKEPHKDSMVQGLWSLSQTQFDQFLHGVSHESWIPIPYQDLVGKHLIQFTKLHIDMANLHPCSFPILPNSIPLVRAYWNLVKDFSQVFEKSGGIKQTESTTGNTKHEGPLAEKLALKGLLLLRSCIGIAYRPAQTFKFQTPEMKELETQAIHVIKVELLNRDLLLDIVQVIISKLFIFRKSDLDAWEESPEEWEAQERTEGQAYEWAIRPCAERLLIDLLTHYRELGQPLLSYCELATKVDMDIVTKEAAYCALGCAAAVVHHNFDFDRFLTTTLVKDAQVQDTMAKVLRRRIAILLSQWITIKISEANRKVVFEIYRHLLNPADDHNDEVVRITAARQFKYIADDFEFKSEPFLQYAPDFFELLIGLLSTVESDETKLAVLDTIRLIVSRMEEHVSQFGDTIMMTLPKLWESVGSEEYMIKQSVLAIMTALVMSMRADSQRYQPLILPLLAEAMNPDSPLHLHLIEESVELWRSLLMQSVPPLNPELTRMVQLALPLLEYDSAVSNQCLEIVKSYISLAPQDLLSDALRRPTLAALAKTVDANSLDQAQLGAKSIELMIRFSEEFGGSQGVTVIVQDLLETGLVHTMLEGLHSAWESSQTTGPNRKPSKISTLKESDYYALFARVCVADPTVFINLLSRFTNGGPIDTVLSWLMTQWFANFDTMGDVEREKLSCLALTRLVELPSPVQELVLGKLQDYLSMWTHIVTELADDTAEQQGGAEGPQDSLVWGELPSFEYDTPLDIHERTFAHKDPVHSVATYGFVKVRLQDLVQRLGGEGVFEQQWAVNVDREVLMGFQRLSQGGVAGPK, from the exons ATGAACACAATACCCCTGTCTGCCGTGACGACGTTGAAGGACCCCCCTGTCGGAGCAGCTCCACTTGATTTTATGCCCCGCTACCTATCTTTAGGCTgctcacccccaccaagcTTCGACCTGCCCAGGCACCTTGAACGGTTCTCTTCGATTCCAAAATCGCAAAACATACCAACGATCGAGCAGACCAGAAGAACGATGAGTTTCGCGATCGAAGTCCCGGGCGAAGCTACGCCCTTCACACCCGTCGAGCTCTGCAGAACCCTCGAAGCTGCATCCATCTCCACCGACCAAGCCCAGAGACAGTCTGCTGGCCAGCAGATACAGGCTTGGGAGTCGCATCCCGACTACTATGTTACTCTTCAG ACCATATTCCTCGACAAGTCACTACGAAGAGAGGTTCGATGGCTCGCCATCATCGTGCTCAAAAACGGCATCGACAAGTATTGGCGACCCAGAGCGAAACATGccattccaccaccacaaaaagAGCTCATACGCTCTCGGCTTCTGCAAGGTTcggtggacgaggaggacagACAGCTCGCACTGCACAACGCCCTGGTTACCGCCAAGATCGTGAGGATAGATTACCCCGATAGCTGGCCCGATGCCATCGCCAATATCATCAACGTTACCCGAACGGCCCGGGGTGGGAACCCCATGCACCTTGGCGGTGCCCTGTTGGTTATGCTCCGAATAGTCAAAGAGCTCAGCACGGCGCGGTTGGCGAGGTCACAGACCGCTCTTCAGAAGGTCACACCGGACCTGGTCCAGCTTCTGGGAGAGATTTACACCGAGAAGACGGCTTATTGGCAGGAGTTCCTCATGAAAGGACGGggagacgaggatgacgcCGACTATGCCATGCAAAACAGCTTGATAGCACTCAAGATCTTGAGGCGGTTGGTCACAGTTGGATACAAGGAGCCGCACAAGGACAGCATGGTTCAGGGGCTGTGGTCTCTATCACAAACACAGTTCGATCAGTTCCTCCACGGTGTCAGTCACGAATCGTGGATCCCGATACCGTACCAAGATCTCGTCGGCAAGCATCTCATCCAGTTTACCAAACTACACATCGATATGGCGAATTTGCATCCCTGCAGCTTCCCGATTCTTCCAAACTCGATTCCGTTAGTTAGAGCCTATTGGAATCTTGTGAAGGACTTCTCGCAGGTGTTTGAGAAGTCTGGTGGGATCAAGCAGACAGAGAGCACAACAGGGAATACCAAGCACGAGGGGCCGTTAGCGGAAAAGTTGGCTCTCAAGGGACTCTTGTTGCTGAGGAGTTGTATTGGGATCGCCTACCGACCGGCTCAGACGTTCAAGTTCCAGACCCCAGAAATGAAGGAGCTGGAAACACAAGCAATTCACGTTATCAAGGTCGAATTGCTGAACAGGGACTTGCTTCTGGATATTGTTCAGGTGATCATCAGCAAGCTGTTTATTTTCCGCAAGTCAGATCTCGATGCCTGGGAAGAGAGCCCGGAGGAATGGGAAGCTCAGGAACGCACAGAGGGCCAGGCCTACGAGTGGGCTATCCGCCCATGCGCTGAGAGGTTGCTGATAGACCTGTTGACACACTATAGGGAGTTGGGTCAGCCGCTTCTCAGCTATTGTGAGCTCGCCACCAAAGTCGACATGGACATTGTCACGAAAGAGGCCGCTTACTGTGCTCTTGggtgtgctgctgccgttgtGCACCACAACTTTGACTTTGATCGCTTCCTGACCACAACGCTCGTCAAGGATGCTCAGGTACAGGACACGATGGCCAAGGTGCTCCGCCGGCGGATTGCTATCTTGCTAAGCCAGTGGATCACCATCAAGATTTCCGAAGCGAACAGAAAAGTGGTGTTTGAGATCTATCGCCACTTGCTGAACCCAGCTGACGATCACAATGATGAGGTGGTGCGCATTACGGCTGCGCGTCAGTTCAAGTATATCGCCGATGACTTTGAGTTCAAGTCTGAACCCTTCCTGCAATATGCGCCGGATTTCTTCGAGCTTTTGATCGGCTTGCTCTCAACGGTAGAGAGCGACGAGACAAAACTGGCGGTTTTGGACACGATCAGGTTGATCGTCAGCAGGATGGAGGAACATGTCTCGCAGTTTGGAGATACCATCATGATGACACTCCCCAAGTTGTGGGAGTCGGTCGGAAGTGAAGAGTACATGATCAAGCAGTCGGTGCTTGCCATCATGACAGCTCTCGTCATGTCGATGCGGGCCGACTCGCAGCGATATCAACCACTGATCCTGCCACTCCTGGCAGAGGCGATGAACCCCGACTCGCCACTGCATCTTCACCTTATTGAAGAGTCGGTGGAGCTCTGGAGGTCATTGCTGATGCAGAGCGTCCCACCACTGAATCCTGAGCTCACCCGGATGGTCCAGCTggccctccccctcctagAATACGACTCCGCCGTCTCGAACCAGTGCCTCGAGATTGTGAAATCGTACATCTCTCTCGCACCACAAGACCTCCTCAGCGACGCCCTCCGCCGCCCTACCCTCGCGGCCCTCGCCAAAACCGTCGACGCCAACAGCCTCGACCAAGCCCAGCTCGGCGCCAAGTCGATCGAACTCATGATCCGGTTCTCTGAAGAATTCGGTGGGTCTCAAGGAGTAACGGTTATCGTCCAAGACCTCCTTGAGACTGGCCTTGTCCACACAATGCTCGAAGGCCTCCACAGCGCCTGGGAATCCTCCCAGACCACTGGGCCCAACCGGAAACCCTCCAAAATCAGCACACTCAAAGAATCGGACTATTACGCCCTCTTTGCCCGGGTGTGCGTCGCCGACCCGACAGTGTTTATCAACCTGTTGTCGCGGTTCACAAACGGCGGACCAATCGATACCGTTCTCTCCTGGTTGATGACCCAGTGGTTCGCCAACTTTGACACCATGGGCGATGTCGAACGTGAGAAGCTCTCTTGCCTGGCCCTGACAAGACTGGTGGAACTGCCCTCGCCGGTGCAGGAGCTCGTGTTGGGGAAGCTGCAGGATTATCTGTCCATGTGGACGCACATCGTGACGGAACTGGCGGATGATACTGCCGAGCAACAAGGGGGGGCCGAGGGGCCGCAGGATAGCCTCGTCTGGGGGGAGTTGCCGAGCTTTGAGTATGATACTCCGCTGGATATTCACGAGAGGACGTTTGCGCACAAGGACCCGGTGCACTCGGTGGCGACGTACGGGTTTGTCAAGGTGAGGTTGCAGGATTTGGTGCAGAGgctgggtggggagggggtgtttgaGCAGCAGTGGGCGGTTAATGTTGATcgggaggtgttgatggggtttCAGAGGTTGAGTCAGGGGGGAGTTGCTGGGCCGAAAtag
- a CDS encoding hypothetical protein (COG:I; EggNog:ENOG503NWD7): METDTEEATMTKWKLPTAINRSVGILGAGVLGRRIGACWASAGYKVNIRDPDTQQTNGALQYIKNEMWRYKPTVSPDKISVHGFQDLKPAVEDSWLVIECVPEKLDLKMNAFADLEKVVRPDTILGTNSSSYKSREIAAKVKPDTAKRMLNMHYYIPPDIRVVELMTSGSTHEDIFPFLEEHLKRSGMLPVMAHRESTGFLLNRVWAAIKRECLMVLSEGVASPAELDMVWNEMFVKTGVPPCELMDSVGLDTVSLIEQHYIQERNLHDPGVIAFLQKYIQEGRLGAKCSKGGLYPPGYTTKTAGQQQTPYDNLHAPTLYILDLGLNNAPEEVYQRGRILVGSADGQTPLRTIVDHQPMPDGIALCPSEGKIIWGNMGVPNKNDGSIMSCNLDGSDIKVIIPSGTVHTPKQIAVDDDCSKMYFSDREGMRVFRCNIDGSGLEVLIRNGDWATGFDDQTKWCVGLGLAPLEGKFYWTQKGPSKGSKGRIFRANIHTPPGHDASTRTDIECLFQGLPEPIDIEIDEEGKFMYWTDRGELPRGNSLNRAERGPDGQYTDHKILARNLHEAIGITLDRKNRHIYATDLGGAVYRFNMDGTGRRKFYEDEGSFAGIALCDK; encoded by the exons ATGGAAACCGATACTGAAGAGGCCACCATGACGAAGTGGAAACTCCCCACGGCGATCAACAGATCTGTCGGCATCCTGGGAGCTGGTGTGCTAGGCCGCCGGATAGGAGCCTGCTGGGCCTCTGCCGGATACAAGGTCAACATTCGCGATCCCGACACGCAGCAAACCAATGGAGCTCTACAGTACATCAAAAACGAGATGTGGAGGTACAAGCCCACCGTCAGCCCCGACAAGATTTCCGTGCATGGTTTCCAGGACCTGAAGCCTGCCGTGGAGGACTCGTGGCTGGTTATCGAATGCGTGCCTGAGAAGCTCGACCTAAAGATGAACGCCTTTGCCGACCTTGAAAAGGTTGTCCGACCCGATACGATACTGGGAACCAACTCGTCGTCCTACAAGTCGCGGGAGATTGCGGCCAAAGTGAAGCCTGACACGGCCAAGCGCATGCTGAATATGCATTACTACATCCCGCCCGACATACGCGTTGTCGAGCTCATGACCAGCGGATCAACGCACGAGGAcatttttccttttctcgaAGAGCACCTCAAACGGTCTGGCATGCTTCCAGTCATGGCACACCGAGAGTCTACGGGCTTTCTTCTCAACCGCGTCTGGGCCGCTATCAAGCGAGAATGTTTGATGGTGCTATCCGAGGGGGTAGCCTCACCAGCAGAGCTCGACATGGTGTGGAATGAGATGTTTGTCAAGACCGGTGTTCCCCCATGCGAGCTGATGGACTCAGTAGGCTTGGACACTGTGTCACTCATCGAGCAGCACTACATCCAGGAGCGGAATCTCCACGACCCAGGCGTCATAGCCTTCCTCCAAAAGTACATCCAGGAGGGCAGGCTCGGGGCCAAGTGCAGCAAGGGCGGTCTGTACCCACCAGGTTATACCACCAAGACTGCTGGCCAACAGCAAACCCCCTACGACAACCTGCACGCTCCGACCTTGTACATCCTCGACCTTGGCCTCAACAATGCGCCAGAGGAGGTGTACCAACGTGGCCGTATCCTCGTGGGCAGCGCGGATGGCCAAACCCCTCTCCGCACCATAGTGGACCACCAGCCCATGCCAGACGGGATCGCTCTCTGCCCATCAGAAGGTAAGATTATCTGGGGCAACATGGGTGTGCCTAACAAAAACGACGGCAGCATCATGTCGTGCAACTTGGACGGTAGCGACATCAAGGTCATCATCCCCTCCGGCACGGTACACACGCCCAAGCAGATTGCTGTTGACGATGACTGCTCCAAGATGTACTTTTCCGACCGCGAAGGCATGCGCGTCTTCCGATGTAACATTGATGGCTCTGGACTGGAAGTCCTCATCCGCAACGGGGACTGGGCGACTGGCTTTGACGACCAGACGAAGTGGTGCGTGGGCCTCGGGCTTGCCCCATTGGAAGGGAAGTTTTACTGGACGCAAAAGGGTCCGTCCAAGGGATCCAAAGGGCGCATTTTCAGGGCGAACATACATACACCTCCTGGGCATGATGCTTCTACGAGGACCGACATCGAATGTCTGTTCCAGGGCCTGCCGGAGCCTATCGATATCGAGATCGATGAGGAAGGCAAGTTCATGTACTGGACTGACAGAGGGGAGCTTCCTCGCGGCAACAGCTTGAACAGGGCTGAAAGGGGCCCTGATGGCCAGTATACCGACCACAAGATCCTAGCCAGAAACCTGCACGAGGCTATCGGCATCACTCTTGACAGGAAGAATCGACACATATACGCTACAGACTT GGGTGGAGCGGTGTACCGCTTCAACATGGATGGAACTGGGCGCAGGAAGTTTTATGAGGACGAGGGATCTTTTGCGGGGATTGCGTTGTGTGACAAATAA
- the PEX2 gene encoding peroxisome assembly protein (Peroxin-2) (COG:O; EggNog:ENOG503NXSS), producing the protein MSDSKPPKDSSSPSAAVLDVAAAAASSTPTPAPVAITPPSNPQSAQSFAQAQQRLIARRQARDAQEAARVAAQQSESQLRARIAASQSPLLRRLGASTLSLWDTISSREGTRPAFRVGQVDAELLDEELVELMKGQVGEAVRYYGGGGGGDNNIKHEWDAEISLALRAVIFKLTIWDHDATYGAALQNLKYTDARHTGSVLVPPSKWQKGLYGLMTVGGRYMWSKWENWLREQDGGYDEPSPTVQRLSSMTDRLSTLHAAASFASFLVFLLQGRYRTLLDRVLRMRLAPPTSQVSREVSFEYLNRQLVWHAFTEFLLFVLPLVGINRWRRWLARTWRKTKKIMSTTGGEGAEEKKGEFAFLPERTCAICYQDQNQATNENELMAAATSKTGVVGSAQTDVTNPYETIPCGCVYCFVCLATRIEREEGEGWNCLRCGELVKECKPWSGDVLEPESKSPAQKTVVFADDVKDASDDEQENSQVLVQQEDDDEYPEEEGEEEGEEGGEEDEEASRSLEDLRTESASEESSEQEADSEGDESEDYEAEEEELGADLDED; encoded by the coding sequence ATGAGCGATTCCAAGCCCCCcaaagacagcagcagccccagcGCAGCGGTCCTGGatgtcgctgctgctgctgcatcatcaacaccaacaccagcaccagtaGCAATaacacccccttccaacccccaatcaGCCCAATCCTTCGCCCAAGCCCAGCAACGCCTCATTGCCCGCCGACAAGCCCGCGATGCTCAAGAAGCAGCCCGAGTAGCAGCCCAACAATCCGAATCCCAACTCCGCGCACGCATCGCCGCCTCCCaatcccctctcctccgacGGCTCGGCGCGTCGACACTTTCACTGTGGGATACCATCTCCAGCCGGGAGGGCACTCGCCCAGCCTTTCGCGTCGGCCAAGTAGACGCCGAACTCCTCGATGAGGAACTGGTCGAGTTGATGAAGGGACAAGTAGGGGAGGCGGTTCGGTActacggtggtgggggaggaggagacaacAATATCAAACATGAGTGGGACGCCGAGATATCGCTTGCCCTGAGGGCCGTGATATTCAAGCTTACCATTTGGGATCATGACGCGACGTATGGTGCTGCGCTGCAGAATTTGAAATACACAGACGCCAGACACACGGGGAGTGTCTTGGTGCCGCCGAGCAAGTGGCAGAAGGGGTTGTATGGGTTGATGacggtgggagggaggtacATGTGGTCAAAGTGGGAGAACTGGCTTAGGGAGCAGGATGGAGGTTATGATGAGCCGAGCCCGACGGTGCAGCGGCTCTCGAGCATGACGGACAGACTGTCGACGCTTCACGCCGCCGCTTCGTTTGCGTcgttcttggtcttcttgttACAAGGCCGCTACAGGACGCTTTTGGACCGGGTACTGCGCATGAGGCTCGCTCCACCTACCAGCCAGGTTAGCCGCGAGGTGTCGTTTGAGTATCTCAACCGCCAGCTGGTGTGGCATGCCTTCACCGAGTTTTTGCTGTTCgtgctgccgctggtggGAATCAACCGGTGGAGGCGCTGGCTGGCACGGACGTGGCGGAAAACCAAGAAGATTATGAGCACAACAGGTGGTGAAggcgccgaggagaagaagggtgAATTTGCCTTCTTGCCAGAACGGACATGCGCCATCTGCTACCAGGATCAGAACCAGGCAACAAACGAGAACGAGCTCATGGCTGCGGCTACTTCCAAGACTGGTGTGGTCGGATCGGCGCAGACTGATGTCACAAACCCTTACGAGACCATCCCATGTGGATGCGTCTACTGCTTTGTCTGCTTGGCGACAAGAATCgaaagggaggaaggggaaggttGGAACTGCTTGCGGTGCGGCGAGCTCGTCAAGGAGTGCAAGCCATGGAGTGGAGATGTGTTGGAGCCCGAGTCAAAATCACCAGCTCAGAAGACGGTTGTGTTTGCAGATGATGTCAAGGATGCCTCCGACGATGAACAGGAGAACTCGCAGGTCTTGGTACAGcaagaggatgacgatgaatacccagaagaggaaggtgaagaggaaggtgaagaggggggggaggaggatgaagaggcaAGTAGAAGTCTGGAAGACCTTCGGACAGAGTCAGCTAGCGAAGAATCCTCAGAACAGGAGGCTGACTCTGAGGGTGACGAATCGGAAGACTatgaggcggaggaggaggagttgggagCGGATCTTGATGAGGACTAG
- a CDS encoding hypothetical protein (EggNog:ENOG503NYJ7; COG:S), with the protein MGISSSKPPPPPPGGGISGTNWHNSNHYHYNNYQSNSNTPYDDNNNNQRLLRPKRPRVKSRSSLPTSQTPVAQPTMPSFFSFEQGSERTQNVRFFNGESSPLLGRFRAVPRPNTTFGGPHRTNTGGSISSIGSGPTGGRARHYHPPRGGAQAGIINEPGWRGSVHVGYGAIVAAEAEAEEEAGDGDDEAESDSDDSQGPGWKRMGKGTRRLRRVMRRMRDTWVDPKAGVVRRLVDVWWSRWAVLVVLPASLAVAWCAIPFPQYPLPWDDDDDNSGVPGQAPSGKVPGHGAARVQVNFWFFLFVYYSFYNLTALIWITKVFNIYSLNWWPQSLGFPVTVSAIAILSLAAPLPLYLVPEARWLTAHNTVWISWTFCIMAMPVAIAFFILLTNERHLGLRHSLSETQRIFTSSWWTGEREDTISRRERRQRAALDPSAFDPNADPSQIGYNDARYQPRARRIRRRWLPASFVRFVWFCLALLIGLLAYVIGEAYAEIYLRTLPHNNLETIVYVYGWISTVHLLDGLTGWILGGQEGERVGSYPLSWIFKLYFMLTYQTYVRALYARLRDPKQFMYLQILSSTSLIVVTPILMSRSVHWVFSILGLNGQSYGSYQKICIRNVFIRFMAENASMLAFLGSVVVLHFGANKDVYPYFSFDGADETEQYTFNLTFKASSITWACELAASFVVAGLIRLIYGVSVVVEGKLDFAVWPELLPTAVAVTLHVLQNMLFSIVRLQFR; encoded by the exons ATGGGAATATCCTCCagcaaacccccaccaccacccccaggcGGAGGTATAAGCGGGACAAACTggcacaacagcaaccactACCACTACAACAACTACCAAAGTAATAGTAATACCCCctacgacgacaacaacaacaaccagcgaTTGCTCAGGCCAAAACGACCCCGAGTAAAATCCCGGtcttccctcccaacctcccaaacaCCAGTGGCCCAGCCCACTatgccctccttcttctccttcgaGCAAGGATCCGAACGCACCCAAAACGTCCGCTTCTTCAACGGCGAatcctcccctctcctcggccggTTCCGTGCCGTTCCTCgaccaaacaccacctttGGCGGCCCTCATAGGACGAACACGGGCGGTAGCATCAGTAGTATTGGTAGCGGTCCGACAGGCGGGAGGGCGAGGCACTACCACCCGccacgaggaggagcgcAGGCTGGGATAATAAATGAGCccgggtggaggggcagtgTTCATGTGGGCTATGGGGCTATCGTAGCTGCtgaggccgaggcggaggaggaggccggggacggggatgatgaggcggAGAGTGACTCGGATGATTCCCAGGGCccggggtggaagaggatggggaaggggaccaggaggttgaggagggtgatgagacGGATGAGGGATACGTGGGTTGATCCCAAGGCGGGAgtggtgaggaggctggTGGACGTTTGGTGGAGCAGATGGgctgtgctggtggtgctaCCTGCTAGTTTGGCTGTGGCATGGTGCGCGATACCATTCCCGCAGTACCCCCTCCCgtgggacgacgacgacgacaactcTGGAGTACCTGGGCAGGCCCCTAGCGGGAAGGTGCCCGGTCACGGAGCAGCAAGGGTGCAGGTCAACTTTTGGTTCTTTTTGTTTGTCTACTACAGCTTCTACAACCTGACGGCCTTGATTTGGATCACCAAGGTTTTCAACATTTACAGCCTCAACTGGTGGCCGCAGTCTCTCGGCTTTCCTGTCACTGTCTCCGCTATCGCCATCCTGTCGCTTGCGGCGCCGCTACCGCTCTACCTGGTTCCTGAGGCGAGATGGCTGACGGCGCACAACACGGTGTGGATCTCGTGGACATTCTGCATCATGGCCATGCCCGTCGCCATCGCCTTTTTCATTCTCTTGACCAACGAGCGCCATCTTGGCCTCCGCCATTCTTTGTCAGAGACTCAACGCATCTTCACCTCATCCTGGTGGACGGGCGAGCGTGAAGACACCATTTCCAGGAGAGAAAGACGTCAGCGCGCTGCCCTGGACCCAAGCGCATTCGATCCTAACGCAGATCCTTCGCAAATCGGGTACAACGACGCTCGATACCAGCCCCGAGCGCGCAGGATAAGACGGCGGTGGTTACCGGCCAGCTTTGTCAGATTTGTCTGGTTCTGTCTCGCGTTGTTGATCGGCTTGCTGGCCTATGTTATTGGAGAGGCCTATGCCGAGATTTACCTCCGGACGCTGCCGCATAACAACTTGGAGACGATTGTGTATGTGTATGGCTGGATCTCGACCGTTCACCTGCTCGACGGGTTGACGGGGTGGATTTTGGGcgggcaggagggggagagggtggggagttACCCCCTGAGTTGGATTTTCAAGCT ATACTTTATGCTCACGTACCAAACCTACGTCCGCGCCCTATACGCCCGCCTCCGCGATCCCAAACAGTTCATGTACCTCCAGATCCTGTCATCAACCAGCCTCATCGTCGTGACCCCCATCCTGATGTCCCGCTCAGTCCACTGGGTGTTCTCCATCCTCGGACTAAACGGGCAGTCGTATGGCTCCTATCAAAAGATTTGCATACGCAACGTCTTCATTCGCTTCATGGCCGAGAACGCGTCCATGCTCGCCTTTTTGGGGAGCGTGGTGGTGTTGCACTTTGGGGCGAACAAGGATGTGTACCCGTACTTTTCGTTTGACGGCGCGGACGAGACGGAGCAGTACACGTTTAACCTGACGTTCAAGGCGTCGAGCATCACTTGGGCGTGCGAGCTGGCGGCGAGCTTTGTCGTGGCGGGGCTGATCAGGTTGATTTATGGGGTtagtgtggtggtggaggggaagctggaCTTTGCGGTTTGGCCGGAGTTGTTGCcgacggcggtggcggtgacgCTGCATGTGCTGCAGAATATGTTGTTTTCGATCGTGAGGTTGCAGTTTAGATGA
- a CDS encoding hypothetical protein (EggNog:ENOG503P7FR; COG:S) produces MSISPTTGMSMLSLEGTPTMAQARFPTQSPRTSPSMSGSERHDDTNEWEEDEEEDDDDSDRGVISSPSGFRYDISQLPHKTQQMVRGLYHQVSTPGPPQISLELCGIKEEDDAEGGFFYAFQMQETVPCSIRIGSKNSKTYSTPRCECPDARYRSQKPCKHLIWLFDKISKQALFDHDLEASLTLTEYGYPEQLQDPFDQISRIRLDILADDLHCDIFDPDNDTSDPSRSRIQEAREMVAALAGVQPQELDTYRPDLGTSHYTSPIRRGDLEATLFSLLLSSHSLSEWVRTELESSGPAVEPFRAMERRVSRILSELETYSSSLQNTPATSVRSQKEKTVEGPRDVHWAATQVQHCVRKIELLVSRGSDPLSEPARASAARSLVSILKAVVSRNVDSHGGDTPDDRNLFMRLVGNHDTGFVYSALELLVDQSQFIEELEGIMELLGRHGAPTTYVANMRGLISRMRSHKAVRHAANAGESSRRRSQTPPMDEPQVPPPPPLFVPTPTEEEGPKRTTPVGDSNSPQFLTPELPSSSRPGRGGAARGRGSTRGATAGSKRTASLGSAQDSPRGSKKKRVRGT; encoded by the coding sequence AtgtccatctcccccacTACGGGCATGAGCATGCTTTCTCTCGAAGGTACACCAACAATGGCACAGGCCAGATTTCCGACTCAATCACCGAGGACTAGCCCCTCCATGTCCGGATCCGAACGACATGACGACACAAatgagtgggaggaggacgaggaggaagatgatgatgacagcGACCGAGGCGTGATATCATCACCGAGTGGTTTTAGATATGATATCTCACAACTACCGCACAAAACCCAGCAGATGGTTCGAGGACTATACCATCAGGTCTCGACACCGGGACCACCACAGATATCTCTAGAGTTGTGCGGCAtaaaagaggaagatgacgcCGAGGGTGGCTTCTTCTACGCATTCCAGATGCAGGAAACGGTACCATGCTCTATTCGAATTGGCTCAAAAAACAGCAAGACGTACTCAACACCTCGCTGCGAGTGCCCCGACGCCAGATACCGGAGCCAAAAACCCTGCAAACACCTTATCTGGTTGTTTGACAAGATATCGAAACAAGCCCTCTTTGACCACGACCTTGAAGCCAGCCTTACTCTCACCGAGTATGGGTATCCTGAGCAACTTCAAGATCCTTTCGACCAGATCTCTCGCATCCGCCTCGACATTCTTGCCGACGACCTTCATTGTGATATCTTTGACCCAGACAACGACACCTCAGATCCATCGCGCTCACGAATACAAGAGGCTCGCGAGATGGTTGCGGCACTAGCTGGTGTGCAACCCCAAGAGCTTGACACCTACAGACCAGATCTTGGGACTTCACACTACACGTCACCAATTCGTCGTGGCGACCTCGAGGCCAcccttttttctctcctttTGTCCTCGCATTCGCTTTCTGAGTGGGTTCGGACAGAGCTGGAGTCATCGGGTCCAGCCGTTGAGCCTTTCCGGGCCATGGAACGGCGGGTATCCCGAATTCTTTCCGAGCTCGAGAcctactcctcctctctccaaAATACACCCGCCACCTCGGTTCGTTCtcagaaagaaaagactgTCGAAGGTCCACGCGATGTCCACTGGGCAGCTACGCAGGTCCAACACTGTGTCCGCAAAATCGAGCTGCTCGTCTCTCGCGGATCGGATCCATTGTCTGAACCAGCCCGAGCCTCGGCAGCCCGCTCGCTCGTGAGCATCCTAAAGGCAGTCGTCAGCCGAAACGTCGACTCGCACGGCGGCGACACACCGGACGATCGAAATCTTTTTATGCGTCTGGTTGGAAACCACGACACGGGCTTTGTCTACAGcgcccttgagcttctcgtcGACCAGAGTCAGTTCattgaggagctggagggtaTCATGGAGTTGCTCGGCCGTCATGGGGCTCCGACGACATACGTCGCCAACATGCGGGGCTTGATATCCCGGATGAGGAGCCACAAGGCTGTTCGTCATGCTGCCAATGCGGGGGAGAGTTCAAGACGGAGGAGCCAGACGCCTCCTATGGACGAGCCTCAggttccaccaccaccaccgctgttTGTTCCAACGCCtacggaggaggaagggccAAAGCGTACGACACCAGTTGGGGACTCAAACAGTCCGCAGTTTCTCACACCCGAGCTCCCTAGCTCTTCCCGGCCTGGTAGAGGGGGTGCCGctcgtgggagagggagcacTCGAGGTGCGACTGCAGGCTCGAAACGGACGGCCTCGTTGGGAAGTGCCCAGGACAGTCCGCGGGggtcaaagaagaagagggttaGAGGTACCTAG